In Brienomyrus brachyistius isolate T26 chromosome 25, BBRACH_0.4, whole genome shotgun sequence, a single window of DNA contains:
- the LOC125720630 gene encoding BTB/POZ domain-containing protein 18-like isoform X8 yields MRFAAKDVYLHSFRKCLQPYWLMVVECCCCLPHSRRPMWRRWLCGFEQRLLQELQRQQEHASLFCDTMLQADGVSIPVHSCVLAAFSPQLARALSAARVLTSGQGRLLQLQSVRAQTLLKLVGLLYSGELQGEGELEQEEVMAVASWLGIENLVEANGTSKEGVEVGGDGWVQHRKKMCREEEPVSRTNGDVDTMKERGWGRGSGDASRMGGTVALGRAIQVTGRHREVKGGLSEHILEDITSAEASTMTLNEDVTAAPLALSRAEASTMTLSEDVTAVPLFISQAEVSITRNDTCSRNKDGKVDKMEARDIAELETIEQREGAGEVGDEKTMVGRQRRGGHLVGTRNNLRVRERRISKIRLRRQSRAEFWEIVSTREQDVTIKPRARCPMVKSGHWSWQSDLQESQAVVNSGALNMVSASPSTEQESSQCRSARGQHGSLFCWWHHFRCGDGHKAPAQHGNS; encoded by the exons ATGCGTTTTGCTGCAAAAGATGTTTACTTGCATTCATTTAGAAAGTGCCTTCAGCCATACTGGCTGATGGTGGTAGAGTGTTGCTGCTGCCTCCCCCACAGCAGAAGGCCAATGTGGAGGCGATGGTTGTGCGGGTTCGAGCAGCGGCTCCTGCAGGAGCTCCAGCGCCAGCAGGAGCATGCTAGCCTGTTCTGTGACACCATGCTGCAGGCTGACG GTGTTTCCATACCTGTTCATAGCTGTGTCCTGGCTGCTTTCAGCCCCCAGCTTGCCAGGGCGCTCTCTGCTGCCCGAGTCCTCACATCCGGACAGGGGCGCCTGCTTCAGCTTCAGAGCGTAAGGGCCCAGACCTTGCTGAAGCTGGTGGGTCTGTTGTACTCCGGGGAGCTGCAGGGTGAGGGGGagctggagcaggaggaggtGATGGCTGTAGCCAGTTGGCTGGGTATTGAGAACCTAGTGGAGGCAAATGGAACAAGCAAGGAAGGTGTGGAGGTGGGAGGAGACGGATGGGTACAGCATAGGAAGAAGATGTGCAGAGAGGAAGAGCCTGTAAGCAGAACCAATGGAGATGTGGACACCATGAAGGAGAGAGGTTGGGGAAGAGGATCAGGAGATGCGAGCAGAATGGGAGGAACAGTGGCATTGGGCAGGGCAATACAAGTCACAGGGAGACATCGGGAGGTGAAAGGTGGACTGTCTGAGCACATCCTGGAGGATATCACCTCTGCTGAAGCCTCCACCATGACCCTCAATGAAGATGTCACTGCTGCCCCGTTAGCTCTGTCCCGGGCTGAAGCCTCCACCATGACCCTCAGTGAAGATGTCACTGCTGTTCCTTTGTTCATTTCCCAGGCTGAAGTCTCCATCACAAGGAATGATACATGTAGTAGGAACAAAGATGGGAAAGTGGACAAGATGGAAGCCAGGGATATTGCAGAGCTGGAAACAATAGAGCAgagagaaggagcaggtgaagtaGGAGATGAAAAGACTATGGTTGGGAGGCAAAGAAGAGGAGGACATTTGGTGGGGACTAGAAACAATCTACGAGTGAGAGAAAGACGGATCTCTAAAATCAGACTGCGGCGTCAGTCCAGAGCAGAGTTCTGGGAGATTGTGAGCACGAGGGAGCAAGATGTCACCATCAAACCCAGGGCGCGGTGTCCAATGGTAAAATCAGGCCATTGGAGTTGGCAGTCAGACCTACAAGAAAGTCAAGCTGTGGTGAACAGCGGTGCTCTCAACATG GTGTCAGCCTCACCATCCACCGAACAGGAGTCCTCACAGTGCAGGTCTGCCAGAGGTCAGCATGGGAGTCTCTTCTGCTGGTGGCACCATTTCAGGTGTGGTGATGGCCACAAGGCCCCAGCACAGCATGGGAACAG CTGA
- the LOC125720630 gene encoding uncharacterized protein LOC125720630 isoform X1: MRFAAKDVYLHSFRKCLQPYWLMVVECCCCLPHSRRPMWRRWLCGFEQRLLQELQRQQEHASLFCDTMLQADGVSIPVHSCVLAAFSPQLARALSAARVLTSGQGRLLQLQSVRAQTLLKLVGLLYSGELQGEGELEQEEVMAVASWLGIENLVEANGTSKEGVEVGGDGWVQHRKKMCREEEPVSRTNGDVDTMKERGWGRGSGDASRMGGTVALGRAIQVTGRHREVKGGLSEHILEDITSAEASTMTLNEDVTAAPLALSRAEASTMTLSEDVTAVPLFISQAEVSITRNDTCSRNKDGKVDKMEARDIAELETIEQREGAGEVGDEKTMVGRQRRGGHLVGTRNNLRVRERRISKIRLRRQSRAEFWEIVSTREQDVTIKPRARCPMVKSGHWSWQSDLQESQAVVNSGALNMAQCPHSGPSRLQTSTLSVPEDVIMGLDVLSSLPEKPNGAHVCRCQPHHPPNRSPHSAGLPEVSMGVSSAGGTISGVVMATRPQHSMGTADALHTPPHILSPHNLPFVCCMHNTDNMTASQICSSLARTSEPTLALTLACSQITVDRVQDGNLQSMPTPAPATGLHCSSPRGQSSEICNFTGPVKQTNKLLRNAVACAPTGLRQDHTMQIPSHSLSLRAISGDNTVPEESTVSGVSPLESTLNLNVFIAEEHYKMLQDPSSLRFSHETPERSQTTGPSSQLHNAILLMVNDFHRPKELQGLTAFASHQAKLLPQIFASLHQTSDFKLSAPNDMPNLSMSHRETKDRCGKSEKDEINTEMRRDSRVKRKVEKQKQCEVLRHKKQKVDDYIFRPMSIMEKLTITKIKMPVKSSGVVGGLSAVRRLPKQSPNRHLAYLDFGNRDSKSRDCYKATGDSRRLYQTTGDICKCNTVQKVNPSEKDCKRVKESSIEATQDWAVMGHLRKGRSNVCLLPSQKLTPMQGSQVTCSSKSGRSDCPGSRTQRESAVILAEDQNLGLHTELEEGCDTLSRKGGLGESNMVIGEELGDIRSGDNTVKVGHDDKALWEGERKTELKNTNGIQPRRVLKEVGTCLTKTETLKIGERECLDKNKGLMKACRNNIFQSVGTGNGLDTKDVAGEVDAMEAGMTDNRLTRISEIKRTEMEGISQIIKIKEKEVRCEGIIEKAEAGEKGSVKYRLETTEEGEEKPFRIYQESSVEVIESGSEKSSEKGMDARKQKEEAQEEVDIEVIEMRDGETGSDSGGVDAYPREDQSLCTFTNPIGLEDEEIDIIDFSSPPAILLNQLPGTLQVDLSPSESSEEDQEIDVIT, from the exons ATGCGTTTTGCTGCAAAAGATGTTTACTTGCATTCATTTAGAAAGTGCCTTCAGCCATACTGGCTGATGGTGGTAGAGTGTTGCTGCTGCCTCCCCCACAGCAGAAGGCCAATGTGGAGGCGATGGTTGTGCGGGTTCGAGCAGCGGCTCCTGCAGGAGCTCCAGCGCCAGCAGGAGCATGCTAGCCTGTTCTGTGACACCATGCTGCAGGCTGACG GTGTTTCCATACCTGTTCATAGCTGTGTCCTGGCTGCTTTCAGCCCCCAGCTTGCCAGGGCGCTCTCTGCTGCCCGAGTCCTCACATCCGGACAGGGGCGCCTGCTTCAGCTTCAGAGCGTAAGGGCCCAGACCTTGCTGAAGCTGGTGGGTCTGTTGTACTCCGGGGAGCTGCAGGGTGAGGGGGagctggagcaggaggaggtGATGGCTGTAGCCAGTTGGCTGGGTATTGAGAACCTAGTGGAGGCAAATGGAACAAGCAAGGAAGGTGTGGAGGTGGGAGGAGACGGATGGGTACAGCATAGGAAGAAGATGTGCAGAGAGGAAGAGCCTGTAAGCAGAACCAATGGAGATGTGGACACCATGAAGGAGAGAGGTTGGGGAAGAGGATCAGGAGATGCGAGCAGAATGGGAGGAACAGTGGCATTGGGCAGGGCAATACAAGTCACAGGGAGACATCGGGAGGTGAAAGGTGGACTGTCTGAGCACATCCTGGAGGATATCACCTCTGCTGAAGCCTCCACCATGACCCTCAATGAAGATGTCACTGCTGCCCCGTTAGCTCTGTCCCGGGCTGAAGCCTCCACCATGACCCTCAGTGAAGATGTCACTGCTGTTCCTTTGTTCATTTCCCAGGCTGAAGTCTCCATCACAAGGAATGATACATGTAGTAGGAACAAAGATGGGAAAGTGGACAAGATGGAAGCCAGGGATATTGCAGAGCTGGAAACAATAGAGCAgagagaaggagcaggtgaagtaGGAGATGAAAAGACTATGGTTGGGAGGCAAAGAAGAGGAGGACATTTGGTGGGGACTAGAAACAATCTACGAGTGAGAGAAAGACGGATCTCTAAAATCAGACTGCGGCGTCAGTCCAGAGCAGAGTTCTGGGAGATTGTGAGCACGAGGGAGCAAGATGTCACCATCAAACCCAGGGCGCGGTGTCCAATGGTAAAATCAGGCCATTGGAGTTGGCAGTCAGACCTACAAGAAAGTCAAGCTGTGGTGAACAGCGGTGCTCTCAACATG GCACAATGTCCCCATTCCGGTCCATCCCGCCTGCAGACATCTACACTCTCTGTCCCTGAGGATGTCATTATGGGACTCGATGTGCTCTCCTCTCTCCCCGAAAAGCCTAACGGTGCACATGTGTGCAGGTGTCAGCCTCACCATCCACCGAACAGGAGTCCTCACAGTGCAGGTCTGCCAGAGGTCAGCATGGGAGTCTCTTCTGCTGGTGGCACCATTTCAGGTGTGGTGATGGCCACAAGGCCCCAGCACAGCATGGGAACAG CTGATGCCCTTCACACCCCCCCTCACATTCTCTCTCCACACAATCTCCCTTTTGTCTGTTGCATGCACAATACTGACAACATGACTGCATCCCAGATCTGCAGCTCTCTGGCTCGGACCTCTGAACCCACCCTTGCCCTGACTCTTGCCTGCTCACAAATAACTGTAGACAGAGTACAGGATGGGAATCTCCAATCCATGCCAACACCTGCTCCTGCTACAGGGCTGCACTGCAGCAGCCCAAGAGGCCAAAGCAGCGAGATTTGCAACTTCACTGGGCCAGTCAAGCAGACTAACAAACTGCTCCGCAATGCAGTGGCTTGTGCACCCACGGGTTTGAGGCAAGACCATACAATGCAGATTCCATCCCATTCCCTGTCTTTAAGAGCAATTTCTGGGGACAACACTGTTCCTGAAGAGTCAACGGTCTCAGGGGTGAGTCCTTTAGAAAGTACATTAAACCTTAATGTATTTATTGCTGAAGAACACTACAAGATGCTTCAAGACCCTAGTTCCTTGCGCTTTTCCCATGAAACCCCAGAGCGATCTCAGACAACAGGCCCATCTAGTCAACTTCACAATGCAATTCTATTAATGGTAAATGACTTTCACAGACCAAAAGAACTACAAGGCTTGACAGCTTTTGCCTCCCATCAGGCAAAACTGCTTCCACAGATTTTTGCATCCCTCCATCAGACCAGTGATTTTAAACTTTCTGCACCAAATGACATGCCTAACTTGAGTATGTCGCACAGAGAAACGAAGGACAGATGTGGAAAAAGTGAAAAAGATGAAATAAATACTGAGATGAGAAGAGATTCTCGTGTAAAGAGAAAggtggaaaaacagaagcagtgtGAAGTTTTGAGACACAAAAAACAGAAAGTAGATGATTACATATTCAGGCCCATGAGTATTATGGAGAAACTGACAATCACTAAAATTAAGATGCCAGTGAAATCCTCTGGAGTTGTCGGGGGTCTTTCTGCAGTCAGAAGACTTCCCAAGCAGAGTCCCAATAGACATCTTGCGTATTTGGATTTTGGAAACAGAGACAGTAAGTCAAGGGATTGCTATAAGGCCACCGGGGACTCAAGAAGATTATACCAAACAACAGGTGACATATGCAAGTGTAACACAGTACAAAAAGTCAACCCATCTGAAAAGGACTGTAAAAGAGTAAAGGAAAGTTCGATAGAGGCAACGCAAGATTGGGCTGTGATGGGACATTTGAGGAAGGGCAGGTCAAATGTCTGCCTCCTTCCATCACAGAAACTCACTCCTATGCAAGGCTCACAGGTGACATGTTCCAGCAAAAGTGGAAGATCTGATTGTCCGGGATCAAGAACCCAAAGGGAATCGGCAGTAATTTTAGCAGAAGACCAGAACTTGGGTCTGCACACTGAACTGGAGGAGGGGTGTGATACTCTGAGCAGGAAGGGAGGATTGGGGGAGAGTAACATGGTTATAGGAGAAGAGCTGGGAGATATAAGGTCAGGAGATAATACAGTCAAAGTTGGACATGATGACAAAGCCTTATGGGAAGGAGAAAGAAAAACTGAACTTAAGAATACAAATGGAATTCAGCCTAGGAGAGTATTAAAGGAAGTTGGTACATGTTTGACAAAGACAGAGACATTGAAGATAGGTGAGAGAGAATGCCTTGATAAAAATAAAGGATTGATGAAAGCTTGTCGCAATAATATTTTTCAATCTGTAGGAACAGGCAATGGCCTTGACACCAAAGATGTAGCAGGAGAGGTAGATGCTATGGAAGCTGGGATGACTGACAACAGACTAACTAGAATTTCTGAAATAAAaagaactgaaatggaaggaatcagtcaaattataaaaataaaggaaaagGAAGTAAGATGTGAGGGGATAATAGAAAAGGCTGAAGCAGGAGAAAAGGGAAGTGTGAAGTATAGACTAGAAACTACAGAAGAGGGAGAAGAGAAGCCATTCAGGATTTATCAGGAATCCAGTGTGGAGGTGATTGAGAGTGGATCTGAAAAAAGCTCAGAAAAAGGGATGGACGCAAGAAAGCAAAAAGAGGAAGCACAAGAGGAGGTTGATATAGAAGTGATTGAAATGAGAGATGGGGAGACCGGCTCTGATTCAGGAGGAGTGGATGCTTATCCAAGGGAAGATCAGAGTCTGTGCACATTCACAAACCCGATAGGGCTTGAAGATGAGGAAATCGACATCATAGATTTTTCCAGTCCCCCTGCCATTTTGCTGAACCAGCTACCGGGAACCCTGCAGGTGGACCTCAGTCCCAGTGAGTCATCGGAGGAGGACCAGGAGATAGATGTGATCACCTAA
- the LOC125720630 gene encoding BTB/POZ domain-containing protein 18-like isoform X7 — MRFAAKDVYLHSFRKCLQPYWLMVVECCCCLPHSRRPMWRRWLCGFEQRLLQELQRQQEHASLFCDTMLQADGVSIPVHSCVLAAFSPQLARALSAARVLTSGQGRLLQLQSVRAQTLLKLVGLLYSGELQGEGELEQEEVMAVASWLGIENLVEANGTSKEGVEVGGDGWVQHRKKMCREEEPVSRTNGDVDTMKERGWGRGSGDASRMGGTVALGRAIQVTGRHREVKGGLSEHILEDITSAEASTMTLNEDVTAAPLALSRAEASTMTLSEDVTAVPLFISQAEVSITRNDTCSRNKDGKVDKMEARDIAELETIEQREGAGEVGDEKTMVGRQRRGGHLVGTRNNLRVRERRISKIRLRRQSRAEFWEIVSTREQDVTIKPRARCPMVKSGHWSWQSDLQESQAVVNSGALNMVSASPSTEQESSQCRSARGQHGSLFCWWHHFRCGDGHKAPAQHGNRSAALWLGPLNPPLP, encoded by the exons ATGCGTTTTGCTGCAAAAGATGTTTACTTGCATTCATTTAGAAAGTGCCTTCAGCCATACTGGCTGATGGTGGTAGAGTGTTGCTGCTGCCTCCCCCACAGCAGAAGGCCAATGTGGAGGCGATGGTTGTGCGGGTTCGAGCAGCGGCTCCTGCAGGAGCTCCAGCGCCAGCAGGAGCATGCTAGCCTGTTCTGTGACACCATGCTGCAGGCTGACG GTGTTTCCATACCTGTTCATAGCTGTGTCCTGGCTGCTTTCAGCCCCCAGCTTGCCAGGGCGCTCTCTGCTGCCCGAGTCCTCACATCCGGACAGGGGCGCCTGCTTCAGCTTCAGAGCGTAAGGGCCCAGACCTTGCTGAAGCTGGTGGGTCTGTTGTACTCCGGGGAGCTGCAGGGTGAGGGGGagctggagcaggaggaggtGATGGCTGTAGCCAGTTGGCTGGGTATTGAGAACCTAGTGGAGGCAAATGGAACAAGCAAGGAAGGTGTGGAGGTGGGAGGAGACGGATGGGTACAGCATAGGAAGAAGATGTGCAGAGAGGAAGAGCCTGTAAGCAGAACCAATGGAGATGTGGACACCATGAAGGAGAGAGGTTGGGGAAGAGGATCAGGAGATGCGAGCAGAATGGGAGGAACAGTGGCATTGGGCAGGGCAATACAAGTCACAGGGAGACATCGGGAGGTGAAAGGTGGACTGTCTGAGCACATCCTGGAGGATATCACCTCTGCTGAAGCCTCCACCATGACCCTCAATGAAGATGTCACTGCTGCCCCGTTAGCTCTGTCCCGGGCTGAAGCCTCCACCATGACCCTCAGTGAAGATGTCACTGCTGTTCCTTTGTTCATTTCCCAGGCTGAAGTCTCCATCACAAGGAATGATACATGTAGTAGGAACAAAGATGGGAAAGTGGACAAGATGGAAGCCAGGGATATTGCAGAGCTGGAAACAATAGAGCAgagagaaggagcaggtgaagtaGGAGATGAAAAGACTATGGTTGGGAGGCAAAGAAGAGGAGGACATTTGGTGGGGACTAGAAACAATCTACGAGTGAGAGAAAGACGGATCTCTAAAATCAGACTGCGGCGTCAGTCCAGAGCAGAGTTCTGGGAGATTGTGAGCACGAGGGAGCAAGATGTCACCATCAAACCCAGGGCGCGGTGTCCAATGGTAAAATCAGGCCATTGGAGTTGGCAGTCAGACCTACAAGAAAGTCAAGCTGTGGTGAACAGCGGTGCTCTCAACATG GTGTCAGCCTCACCATCCACCGAACAGGAGTCCTCACAGTGCAGGTCTGCCAGAGGTCAGCATGGGAGTCTCTTCTGCTGGTGGCACCATTTCAGGTGTGGTGATGGCCACAAGGCCCCAGCACAGCATGGGAACAG ATCTGCAGCTCTCTGGCTCGGACCTCTGAACCCACCCTTGCCCTGA
- the LOC125720630 gene encoding BTB/POZ domain-containing protein 18-like isoform X6: MRFAAKDVYLHSFRKCLQPYWLMVVECCCCLPHSRRPMWRRWLCGFEQRLLQELQRQQEHASLFCDTMLQADGVSIPVHSCVLAAFSPQLARALSAARVLTSGQGRLLQLQSVRAQTLLKLVGLLYSGELQGEGELEQEEVMAVASWLGIENLVEANGTSKEGVEVGGDGWVQHRKKMCREEEPVSRTNGDVDTMKERGWGRGSGDASRMGGTVALGRAIQVTGRHREVKGGLSEHILEDITSAEASTMTLNEDVTAAPLALSRAEASTMTLSEDVTAVPLFISQAEVSITRNDTCSRNKDGKVDKMEARDIAELETIEQREGAGEVGDEKTMVGRQRRGGHLVGTRNNLRVRERRISKIRLRRQSRAEFWEIVSTREQDVTIKPRARCPMVKSGHWSWQSDLQESQAVVNSGALNMAQCPHSGPSRLQTSTLSVPEDVIMGLDVLSSLPEKPNGAHVCRCQPHHPPNRSPHSAGLPEVSMGVSSAGGTISGVVMATRPQHSMGTDLQLSGSDL; this comes from the exons ATGCGTTTTGCTGCAAAAGATGTTTACTTGCATTCATTTAGAAAGTGCCTTCAGCCATACTGGCTGATGGTGGTAGAGTGTTGCTGCTGCCTCCCCCACAGCAGAAGGCCAATGTGGAGGCGATGGTTGTGCGGGTTCGAGCAGCGGCTCCTGCAGGAGCTCCAGCGCCAGCAGGAGCATGCTAGCCTGTTCTGTGACACCATGCTGCAGGCTGACG GTGTTTCCATACCTGTTCATAGCTGTGTCCTGGCTGCTTTCAGCCCCCAGCTTGCCAGGGCGCTCTCTGCTGCCCGAGTCCTCACATCCGGACAGGGGCGCCTGCTTCAGCTTCAGAGCGTAAGGGCCCAGACCTTGCTGAAGCTGGTGGGTCTGTTGTACTCCGGGGAGCTGCAGGGTGAGGGGGagctggagcaggaggaggtGATGGCTGTAGCCAGTTGGCTGGGTATTGAGAACCTAGTGGAGGCAAATGGAACAAGCAAGGAAGGTGTGGAGGTGGGAGGAGACGGATGGGTACAGCATAGGAAGAAGATGTGCAGAGAGGAAGAGCCTGTAAGCAGAACCAATGGAGATGTGGACACCATGAAGGAGAGAGGTTGGGGAAGAGGATCAGGAGATGCGAGCAGAATGGGAGGAACAGTGGCATTGGGCAGGGCAATACAAGTCACAGGGAGACATCGGGAGGTGAAAGGTGGACTGTCTGAGCACATCCTGGAGGATATCACCTCTGCTGAAGCCTCCACCATGACCCTCAATGAAGATGTCACTGCTGCCCCGTTAGCTCTGTCCCGGGCTGAAGCCTCCACCATGACCCTCAGTGAAGATGTCACTGCTGTTCCTTTGTTCATTTCCCAGGCTGAAGTCTCCATCACAAGGAATGATACATGTAGTAGGAACAAAGATGGGAAAGTGGACAAGATGGAAGCCAGGGATATTGCAGAGCTGGAAACAATAGAGCAgagagaaggagcaggtgaagtaGGAGATGAAAAGACTATGGTTGGGAGGCAAAGAAGAGGAGGACATTTGGTGGGGACTAGAAACAATCTACGAGTGAGAGAAAGACGGATCTCTAAAATCAGACTGCGGCGTCAGTCCAGAGCAGAGTTCTGGGAGATTGTGAGCACGAGGGAGCAAGATGTCACCATCAAACCCAGGGCGCGGTGTCCAATGGTAAAATCAGGCCATTGGAGTTGGCAGTCAGACCTACAAGAAAGTCAAGCTGTGGTGAACAGCGGTGCTCTCAACATG GCACAATGTCCCCATTCCGGTCCATCCCGCCTGCAGACATCTACACTCTCTGTCCCTGAGGATGTCATTATGGGACTCGATGTGCTCTCCTCTCTCCCCGAAAAGCCTAACGGTGCACATGTGTGCAGGTGTCAGCCTCACCATCCACCGAACAGGAGTCCTCACAGTGCAGGTCTGCCAGAGGTCAGCATGGGAGTCTCTTCTGCTGGTGGCACCATTTCAGGTGTGGTGATGGCCACAAGGCCCCAGCACAGCATGGGAACAG ATCTGCAGCTCTCTGGCTCGGACCTCTGA